TACCTATTATAGTAGTTACACTAGTTATTAATTGAGTTAAACTTTGGTTTAGTCCTTGACCAAATGTATCTATATCATTAGTTATACGTGATAAAGTTTCTCCAACTGTTCTTTGTTCAAAATACCCCATAGGTAATTTATTTATTTTTTGACTAATTTCTTTTCTCATATTGTATGTTAAATCTTGAGAAATATTACTCATTAACCAACCTTGGATAAAACTAAATATAAATGAAAGAATATATAAAGCTAGAGTTAATAATAGAATTTTTGATATTTTATCAAAATCTATTCCTCCATTACCGTTAAATTTTTTAATTAATCCTTCAAACAGTTCTGTAGTTGCTTTACCCATTATTTTAGGACCAACTATACTAAATATAGTACTACTTATAGAGAAGGTTAGAATAATAATGATATAAATGGGATAATTTTTAAATACATCTACTAATATTCTTTTTATAGTAGAACTAAAGTTGTTTGCTTTATTGTTTTTCTTATTCATTATTTAAACCTCCTTTTTCTAATTCATTTTCACTCATTTGACTTTGTGCAATTTCTATATATGTAGGGCAATTTTTAATTAATTCATAATGTTTTCCTATACCTACAACTTTTCCTTCATTTAAAACTACTATTTTATCAGCGTTTATAATAGTTGCTATTCTTTGAGCAACTATAATTGTAGTAACATCTTTCATTTCTTCTTTTAACTGTCTACGAAGTTTAACATCTGTTTTATAATCAAGGGCAGAGAAACTATCGTCAAATAGTAAGATTTTTGGTTTTTTAGCAAGAGCTCTTGCTATAGATAATCTTTGTTTTTGACCACCAGAAACATTATTTCCACCTTGAGCTATATGGCTTTTAAATTTATTTTCTTTTGAAGCAATAAATTCCATTGATTGTGATATTTCTGCTGCTTTTTCTATATCTTCTTTAGATATATTGTTATTTCCAAATTGTATATTTGATTCAATATCTCCACTGAATAAAACACCTTTTTGTGGAACAAATCCGATTATATCTCTTAATTTTTTAAGACTTATATCTTTAATATCTATACCATCTATTTTAATTTGTCCTTTTTGATTATCGAAGAATCTAGGAATTAAGTGTAATAAAGTAGATTTTCCACTTCCTGTACTACCTATTATAGCAGTAGTTTTCCCAGCTTCTGCTACAAAAGAAACATCTGTTATAATAGAATCATCAGAATTATCAAAAGTAAATGTTACATTATCAAATTCAAGATTACCTTTTATTTCTTCAAGTTTATTATCTAATACTAATTCTTTATCTTTTATATCTATATCTTGTTCTAATATTTCATCTATACGAGCTGCAGCTACTGTTGCACGTGGTAAGAATGAAAATAGGAAAGTTAAGAATACAAAAGACATAAATATCTGTATAGCATAAGTTATAAACGCCATCATATTACCAACTTCAATATTTCCAGCATCTATACTTTTACCTCCAACCCATATTATTAATACAACTATTGCACTAA
The Pseudostreptobacillus hongkongensis DNA segment above includes these coding regions:
- a CDS encoding ABC transporter ATP-binding protein, with amino-acid sequence MNEDEINTINKSYSLENDKYTLNNLDEKDVDKVNKIFKETTTVLMGAERQNIPIENIKQGVNSGVINKDTLLKQKEDALNKLGDQAETITKQASLNFIKNEYKNIGIDIDNLRVNYLVSVSLKMLFVTLIAGIASIFINLIASKISSKVAFNLREKTFEKVLSFPKQTIDKFSIASLITRSTNDIQQIQMALNMMLFIAFYAPIMAILGIYNVAKTDLSMWWTIALGLAFLSLAIGTIIGFATPKFKLMQVLVDKVNLVSREILTGVSVIRVFGREKYEEKRFDKSNIELKENQLFVNRAMSVISPAISFVISAIVVLIIWVGGKSIDAGNIEVGNMMAFITYAIQIFMSFVFLTFLFSFLPRATVAAARIDEILEQDIDIKDKELVLDNKLEEIKGNLEFDNVTFTFDNSDDSIITDVSFVAEAGKTTAIIGSTGSGKSTLLHLIPRFFDNQKGQIKIDGIDIKDISLKKLRDIIGFVPQKGVLFSGDIESNIQFGNNNISKEDIEKAAEISQSMEFIASKENKFKSHIAQGGNNVSGGQKQRLSIARALAKKPKILLFDDSFSALDYKTDVKLRRQLKEEMKDVTTIIVAQRIATIINADKIVVLNEGKVVGIGKHYELIKNCPTYIEIAQSQMSENELEKGGLNNE